A window of the Pseudomonas fluorescens genome harbors these coding sequences:
- a CDS encoding L,D-transpeptidase family protein, which produces MFKKYACYLSICLLAAPFVACAEEPLPGLPTLPPVPTEMPIEPQSPLQAALISLPQACPTIGTSLNGPALDQLRAFYQQQDWLPVWADGGQLPALHAQLQLLADDGLNPKRYPVALTAPQDGELCADIEISRYYLQALQDLHYGRLLQSHFEPLWHSDETPRDRQAELLAIAVPGVRNVPAAFDLARPQLAQYQNLRHLYAAQRLKALPQWTSVGNGPLLRPDMEDKRVPELARRLYSEGYLTSVVGTPDNAYHGVLVEAVKSFQANHSLQADGVVGPGTIAELNISPLTRREQLRVNLERFRWMAQDMEPDGLLVNVAAAELTLYQGGLPVWQTRTQVGRAERQTPLLKSRVTRLTLNPTWTVPPTIWKEDKLPEIRKDQTFLSRQNLQVLDANGQPLAAADIDWDNPGNILLRQDAGPRNPLGQMVIRFPNPFSVYLHDTPSKALFDKGPRAFSSGCVRVEHPMKLRDFLLSPAEKARTDTLLATGTTHEFRLSNPVPILMTYWTAQVDGQGRVLYAPDIYSRDSALLAGLDRAH; this is translated from the coding sequence TTGTTCAAAAAGTACGCATGCTACTTGAGCATTTGTTTGCTCGCTGCGCCGTTTGTCGCTTGCGCCGAAGAGCCGTTGCCGGGGCTCCCGACGCTGCCGCCCGTGCCGACGGAAATGCCCATCGAACCGCAGAGCCCGTTGCAGGCTGCGCTGATCAGTCTGCCCCAGGCGTGCCCGACGATCGGCACCAGCCTCAACGGTCCGGCGCTGGATCAGTTGCGCGCGTTCTACCAGCAGCAGGACTGGCTGCCGGTGTGGGCCGATGGCGGACAATTGCCGGCCTTGCATGCGCAATTGCAGCTGTTGGCCGACGATGGCCTGAACCCGAAACGCTACCCGGTGGCGCTCACCGCCCCGCAGGACGGCGAACTGTGCGCCGACATCGAGATCAGCCGTTATTACCTGCAAGCTTTGCAGGACTTGCATTACGGCCGCCTGTTGCAATCGCACTTCGAACCGCTGTGGCATTCCGACGAAACGCCCCGCGACCGTCAGGCCGAATTGCTCGCCATCGCCGTACCGGGCGTGCGCAACGTGCCAGCCGCCTTCGATCTGGCGCGCCCGCAGCTGGCGCAGTACCAGAACCTGCGTCATCTCTACGCAGCTCAACGCCTGAAAGCCTTGCCCCAATGGACGTCAGTGGGCAACGGGCCGTTGCTGCGTCCGGACATGGAAGACAAACGCGTACCGGAACTGGCTCGCCGGCTGTATAGCGAAGGCTATCTGACCAGTGTGGTCGGCACGCCGGACAACGCTTATCACGGTGTATTGGTAGAGGCGGTGAAGAGCTTTCAGGCCAACCATTCGTTGCAGGCCGACGGAGTGGTCGGGCCGGGGACGATTGCCGAACTCAACATCAGTCCGCTGACCCGTCGCGAACAGTTGCGGGTCAATCTTGAACGTTTCCGCTGGATGGCCCAGGACATGGAGCCGGACGGTTTGCTGGTCAACGTCGCCGCTGCCGAACTGACGCTTTATCAGGGTGGCCTGCCGGTGTGGCAGACCCGCACCCAGGTCGGGCGCGCCGAACGCCAGACCCCGCTGCTCAAATCCCGCGTCACGCGCCTGACCCTGAACCCGACCTGGACCGTGCCGCCGACCATCTGGAAGGAAGACAAGCTGCCGGAAATCCGCAAGGACCAGACGTTCCTCAGCCGCCAGAACCTGCAAGTGCTCGACGCCAACGGCCAGCCACTGGCCGCCGCCGACATCGACTGGGACAACCCCGGCAACATTCTCCTGCGTCAGGACGCCGGGCCGCGTAACCCGCTGGGGCAAATGGTCATTCGTTTCCCCAACCCGTTCTCGGTGTACCTGCACGACACGCCGAGCAAGGCGCTGTTCGACAAGGGGCCACGGGCGTTCAGTTCCGGCTGTGTGCGGGTCGAGCATCCGATGAAGCTGCGCGACTTCCTGCTCAGCCCGGCGGAGAAGGCGCGCACCGACACCTTGCTCGCTACCGGAACCACCCATGAATTCCGCCTGAGCAATCCGGTGCCGATCCTCATGACTTACTGGACGGCACAGGTCGATGGCCAGGGTCGCGTGCTTTACGCGCCGGACATTTACAGCCGAGACAGCGCGTTGCTGGCGGGGCTGGACCGGGCGCATTGA
- a CDS encoding murein L,D-transpeptidase catalytic domain family protein, with the protein MLTFLRRLLLTATAIGVLTSPAFAAGTTSPVLYTSLAHAAPELNPQALKGALNAMQCAINNGAKQSRHLAIIDYSQPSTERRLWIFDLTRKKLVLRDLVAHGSNSGENFATRFSNREGSFQSSLGLFRTQESYQGTHGYSLRMDGLEPGVNDMARDRAIVIHAADYVNPFWSKRTGRLGRSQGCPAVRPQVAKRVIDSLKNGQFMFSWYPDQQWLKSSPYLNCQPQQIASILSTHAS; encoded by the coding sequence ATGTTGACGTTTTTGCGCCGACTTCTGCTGACTGCCACCGCCATTGGCGTGCTGACCAGTCCAGCCTTTGCCGCCGGCACCACTTCGCCGGTTCTGTACACCAGCCTCGCGCACGCCGCTCCGGAACTCAATCCCCAGGCGCTGAAAGGTGCCTTGAACGCCATGCAATGTGCGATCAACAACGGCGCGAAGCAGTCTCGTCACCTGGCGATCATCGATTATTCGCAGCCGTCCACCGAGCGCCGGTTGTGGATCTTCGACCTGACCCGGAAAAAACTGGTGCTGCGCGATCTGGTCGCCCACGGTTCGAACTCCGGGGAAAACTTCGCCACCCGGTTCTCCAACCGTGAAGGCAGTTTTCAGTCCAGCCTCGGCCTGTTCCGTACTCAGGAAAGTTACCAGGGCACCCACGGTTACTCGCTGCGTATGGACGGTCTGGAACCGGGCGTCAACGACATGGCCCGTGACCGCGCCATCGTGATCCACGCCGCCGACTACGTGAACCCGTTCTGGAGCAAACGCACCGGCCGTCTGGGCCGCAGCCAGGGTTGCCCGGCCGTGCGACCGCAAGTCGCCAAACGGGTGATCGACAGCCTGAAGAATGGCCAATTCATGTTCTCCTGGTACCCGGATCAGCAGTGGCTGAAATCCTCGCCGTACCTCAACTGCCAGCCGCAACAGATCGCGAGCATTCTCAGCACTCACGCCAGCTGA
- a CDS encoding DUF2790 domain-containing protein, with protein sequence MKTLILAFTALLATGSVFAAEMPERTVIHDTNGFYVHLDVDKVLSSTDISQACGVIPARLNYLDHQGREHVLDYQVQGSGCINDN encoded by the coding sequence ATGAAAACCCTGATCCTCGCCTTCACCGCCCTCCTCGCCACCGGTTCCGTGTTCGCCGCTGAAATGCCCGAGCGCACCGTCATTCACGACACCAACGGCTTCTATGTGCACCTGGATGTCGACAAAGTCCTCTCCAGCACCGATATTTCCCAGGCTTGCGGCGTGATCCCCGCGCGACTCAACTACCTCGACCACCAGGGCCGTGAACATGTGCTGGACTATCAAGTGCAAGGCAGCGGCTGCATCAATGACAATTGA
- a CDS encoding heavy metal response regulator transcription factor encodes MNILVVEDEPKAGNYLLNGLQELGYSVSLARDGADGLHLALEFGFDVIVLDVMMPKMDGWEVLRRLRKEADTPVLFLTARDDIADRVKGLELGADDYLIKPFSFAELVARLRTLTRRGPIHEEEQLQVADLQIDVLKRRVSRAGNRITLTNKEFALLLLFATHTGQVLSRSLIASRVWDMNFDSDTNVVDVAVRRLRAKIDDPFPLKLIHSVRGIGYRFDTQP; translated from the coding sequence ATGAATATCCTTGTTGTCGAAGACGAACCCAAGGCCGGCAACTATTTGCTCAACGGCCTGCAGGAACTGGGCTACAGCGTGAGCCTGGCCCGGGACGGCGCCGACGGTCTGCACCTGGCGCTGGAGTTCGGCTTCGACGTGATCGTGCTGGACGTGATGATGCCGAAAATGGACGGCTGGGAAGTCCTGCGCCGGCTGCGCAAGGAAGCCGACACGCCGGTGCTGTTCCTGACTGCCCGCGACGACATCGCCGACCGGGTCAAGGGCCTGGAACTGGGCGCTGACGATTATCTGATCAAGCCGTTTTCCTTCGCTGAACTGGTGGCGCGCTTGCGCACCCTGACCCGACGCGGGCCGATCCATGAAGAAGAGCAATTGCAGGTGGCCGATCTGCAGATCGACGTGCTCAAACGCCGGGTCAGCCGCGCCGGCAATCGGATCACCCTGACCAACAAGGAATTCGCCTTGCTGCTACTGTTCGCCACCCACACCGGGCAAGTGCTGTCGCGTTCACTGATTGCCTCGCGGGTGTGGGACATGAATTTCGACAGCGACACCAACGTGGTCGATGTCGCCGTGCGCCGCCTGCGGGCGAAGATCGACGATCCGTTCCCGCTCAAGCTGATCCACAGCGTGCGCGGCATCGGCTACCGCTTCGATACCCAGCCATGA